One window of Anaerolineales bacterium genomic DNA carries:
- a CDS encoding extracellular solute-binding protein, which produces MRTKKFAFHLLALFVIAATVLSACGAPAPAATEAPAATEAPAEVPAATEAPAADPMAELVAAAEAEGMLTTIALPPDWCNYGGVIDAFKAKYPNIEVNELNPDAGSADEIEAIKANKDNKGPQAPDVIDVGFSFGESSKAEGLIQPYKVSTWDTIPDDAKDPEGYWYGDYYGVLSFLVNTDVQPDVPQDWADLLDPKYNGQIALSGDPRTSNQAIQSVFASALANGGSLDNAQPGLDFFAELNAAGNLIPLIANNGLVATGEIPVRITWDYNALAAIDSFEGNPNATVVVPATGRFAGVYVQAISAYAPHPNAAKLWMEFLYSDEGQLLWMEGYCHPIREADLRARGVIPQELLDKLPDVSGAVFPSLDQLNAAKDLITTNWDTAVGADVQAAP; this is translated from the coding sequence ATGCGTACGAAGAAGTTTGCTTTTCATTTGCTCGCCCTGTTCGTGATCGCCGCAACCGTGCTTTCCGCATGCGGCGCCCCTGCCCCTGCTGCGACCGAAGCGCCCGCCGCAACCGAAGCTCCCGCGGAAGTCCCTGCTGCTACGGAAGCCCCCGCCGCTGATCCCATGGCGGAACTTGTGGCTGCCGCAGAAGCCGAAGGCATGCTGACCACCATTGCTTTGCCGCCGGATTGGTGCAATTATGGCGGTGTGATCGACGCCTTCAAAGCCAAATATCCCAATATCGAAGTCAACGAATTGAACCCTGATGCCGGATCCGCGGATGAGATCGAAGCCATCAAAGCCAACAAGGACAATAAGGGTCCCCAGGCTCCGGATGTGATCGACGTCGGTTTCTCCTTTGGCGAATCCTCCAAGGCGGAAGGCTTGATCCAACCCTACAAAGTCTCCACTTGGGATACCATCCCCGACGATGCCAAGGATCCTGAAGGCTATTGGTACGGCGACTACTACGGCGTGCTGTCCTTCCTCGTGAACACCGATGTTCAACCGGATGTCCCACAGGACTGGGCTGACCTGCTCGATCCGAAATACAACGGGCAGATCGCGCTTTCCGGCGATCCCCGCACCTCCAATCAGGCGATCCAGTCTGTGTTTGCGTCTGCCCTCGCCAATGGCGGTTCCCTCGATAATGCCCAGCCCGGTTTGGATTTCTTTGCCGAGTTGAACGCCGCTGGCAACCTCATCCCGTTGATCGCCAATAATGGCCTTGTTGCCACAGGCGAAATCCCCGTCCGCATCACCTGGGACTACAATGCTCTCGCCGCCATCGATTCCTTCGAAGGCAATCCGAACGCCACTGTTGTGGTGCCTGCGACCGGCCGTTTCGCTGGTGTGTACGTCCAGGCGATCAGCGCGTATGCTCCGCATCCCAATGCCGCCAAATTGTGGATGGAATTCCTCTACTCGGATGAAGGCCAGCTCTTGTGGATGGAAGGTTACTGCCACCCGATCCGCGAAGCCGACCTGCGCGCCCGCGGTGTGATTCCGCAGGAGTTGCTCGACAAACTCCCAGATGTTTCCGGTGCTGTATTCCCCAGCCTTGACCAGCTTAATGCTGCCAAGGATTTGATCACAACCAACTGGGATACGGCTGTTGGTGCCGACGTTCAAGCTGCTCCGTAA
- a CDS encoding inorganic phosphate transporter: protein MSSSLILVIILALIFEFINGMRDASNIVATMISSRAFSPRSALGMTAVAEFLGPFLFGVTVAKTIGSDVVDSHMLTIEVLIACLCGAIIWNLITWFFGIPSSSSHALIGGLIGAVMVSAGWDAVKLDGLNKVLIALFTSPVIGFLIGFIALRLIYFLAQRSSPNINNFFRRGQFLTAVSLAFSHGTNDAQKTMGMITLGLIVAGVQESFVVPFWVILASAATMALGTSLGGWRLIRTLGGKFYKIRPVHSFSTQLTSAFVILGASAIGLPVSTTQVVSSAIIGVGASERFGKVRWSVADDILTAWVLTIPASGLFGAGIYWLIVNFT, encoded by the coding sequence ATGTCATCTTCCCTTATCCTTGTTATCATTTTGGCGCTCATCTTCGAGTTCATTAACGGTATGCGTGATGCCAGCAATATCGTTGCGACCATGATCTCATCAAGGGCATTCTCGCCCCGCTCCGCGCTTGGCATGACGGCGGTTGCCGAATTTTTGGGTCCGTTTCTTTTCGGCGTCACCGTCGCCAAGACCATCGGCAGCGACGTCGTCGACTCGCATATGTTGACCATCGAAGTCTTGATCGCGTGTTTGTGCGGCGCCATTATTTGGAACCTGATTACATGGTTTTTTGGTATTCCGAGCAGCTCTTCGCATGCGCTCATCGGCGGGTTGATCGGAGCCGTGATGGTATCGGCGGGATGGGATGCGGTCAAATTGGATGGGTTGAATAAGGTTTTGATCGCCTTGTTTACCTCGCCGGTGATCGGTTTTCTGATCGGTTTCATCGCTTTGCGGCTGATCTATTTCCTTGCGCAGAGGTCGTCGCCGAACATTAATAATTTTTTCAGACGCGGACAATTCCTTACTGCGGTAAGCCTGGCGTTCAGCCATGGCACGAACGACGCGCAAAAGACGATGGGCATGATCACACTGGGGCTGATCGTTGCTGGCGTCCAGGAATCGTTCGTTGTGCCGTTCTGGGTGATCTTGGCCAGCGCGGCGACAATGGCGTTGGGGACATCGCTGGGTGGTTGGAGGCTCATTCGCACATTGGGCGGCAAGTTCTATAAGATCCGCCCGGTGCATAGTTTCTCCACCCAGTTGACTTCGGCATTCGTCATCCTCGGCGCTTCGGCAATCGGGCTTCCCGTCAGTACCACGCAAGTCGTGAGTTCGGCGATCATCGGTGTCGGCGCATCGGAACGATTTGGCAAGGTCCGCTGGAGTGTGGCAGATGATATTCTGACAGCCTGGGTGCTTACCATCCCGGCAAGCGGATTGTTCGGCGCGGGTATTTATTGGCTGATTGTGAATTTCACTTGA
- a CDS encoding DUF47 family protein translates to MFGFFKRKENVFQALIEQQASLSYEGLRLLMKYFETSDPQVAEELSIKEKEADEVRRILIDELNRSFITPFDREDIFALSRSIDDVIDYADTTVIEMVILKVEPTPYMSRIASLLKDAAYEIMHGVMRLPKNPNVALDHAQRAKALENRVEAVYREAVADLFSGPEDLHHVVEMLKLREVYRHLSNAADRGDEAANIIADVVVKKA, encoded by the coding sequence ATGTTCGGCTTTTTTAAAAGAAAAGAAAACGTATTTCAAGCCCTGATCGAACAACAGGCTTCCCTGTCATATGAAGGCTTGCGCCTGCTCATGAAGTATTTCGAGACAAGCGACCCCCAGGTTGCGGAGGAACTGTCCATCAAGGAGAAGGAGGCCGACGAAGTGCGGCGCATCCTGATCGATGAATTGAACCGAAGTTTCATCACCCCCTTCGACCGCGAGGATATCTTTGCCCTGTCCCGCTCGATCGACGACGTCATCGATTACGCCGATACCACCGTGATTGAAATGGTGATTCTCAAGGTCGAGCCGACGCCTTATATGTCGCGTATCGCCTCCCTTTTGAAAGATGCGGCTTATGAGATCATGCACGGCGTGATGCGCCTGCCCAAAAATCCCAATGTGGCGCTCGATCATGCCCAGCGCGCCAAGGCATTGGAGAACCGGGTCGAAGCTGTCTATCGCGAGGCTGTTGCGGACCTGTTCAGCGGTCCCGAAGACCTGCATCACGTGGTCGAAATGTTGAAGTTACGAGAGGTGTACCGGCATTTATCCAACGCGGCGGACAGGGGTGATGAAGCCGCCAACATCATCGCGGACGTGGTGGTAAAGAAAGCATAA
- a CDS encoding trimethylamine methyltransferase family protein, producing the protein MSFANLLTQEQIERIHDASLEVLEDTGLKVRFEPARELFKAHGCSVDGERVKFPRSVVEKYRRLVPPSFTFPARDPKFDRTIPQDSPVIVTASSAPDIIDPVTGQERRAESKDIAQIAHLINELPGYDIFSISTLADDAPADQFTLSRLYPAIKYCLKPIRVTTTNMKDTISVMEMAYIVAGGEEEYRKHPFLTHHYCPVVSPLTMDHLSTENVMFFAEQGLPVYPTIVPNAGLTSPMSMAGTLVQGNAEFLSALMLMQMTKEGTPTIYATLGTVADMRSGAYTSGAIECGMLHMAFAQIARFYNVPAGGYVGLTNSKLNDAQAGYETGMSGVAGVLGGMDMFNIGGLIDALKTFDFAKAVIDDEMALMMKRIKRGISFNEDDLGIDLIKGIGPGGSFITAKHTTSRMKTEAVMTKIADRDARTIWEKKGATDTQAKAMAKARDIMTKNTAPLIPPEVDSALRARFPGLVAGELTAII; encoded by the coding sequence ATGTCATTCGCAAATTTACTTACCCAGGAACAGATTGAAAGGATCCACGACGCCTCACTGGAGGTATTGGAGGATACGGGCTTGAAAGTCCGCTTCGAGCCGGCGAGGGAATTGTTCAAGGCGCACGGCTGCAGTGTGGACGGTGAAAGGGTGAAGTTTCCGCGGTCGGTGGTCGAAAAATACCGCAGGTTGGTTCCGCCTTCATTTACTTTTCCTGCGCGCGATCCAAAATTCGACAGGACGATCCCGCAGGACAGCCCGGTCATTGTTACGGCGAGTTCCGCGCCTGATATCATCGACCCGGTTACAGGTCAGGAAAGACGCGCTGAGTCCAAGGATATCGCGCAGATCGCCCACCTGATCAATGAACTTCCCGGTTACGATATCTTCTCCATTTCCACACTTGCAGATGACGCGCCCGCGGATCAATTCACGCTCTCGCGCCTGTATCCTGCCATCAAGTATTGTCTTAAACCGATCCGTGTCACCACGACAAACATGAAGGATACGATAAGCGTCATGGAAATGGCGTACATCGTCGCGGGCGGTGAAGAGGAATATCGGAAACATCCCTTCCTCACACATCACTACTGCCCGGTTGTTTCCCCGTTGACGATGGATCATCTTTCGACCGAGAACGTGATGTTCTTTGCGGAACAGGGTTTGCCCGTTTATCCCACCATCGTCCCGAACGCAGGGCTTACTTCGCCCATGTCGATGGCGGGGACCCTGGTGCAGGGGAATGCGGAATTCTTATCCGCTTTGATGTTGATGCAAATGACAAAGGAAGGCACACCGACGATCTATGCCACCCTGGGCACGGTCGCCGATATGCGTTCAGGCGCATACACGTCCGGTGCCATCGAATGCGGCATGCTGCATATGGCGTTCGCGCAAATCGCGCGCTTTTATAACGTGCCGGCGGGCGGGTATGTGGGTCTCACCAATTCGAAATTGAACGATGCGCAAGCCGGGTATGAAACGGGCATGTCGGGAGTGGCGGGCGTGCTGGGCGGCATGGACATGTTCAACATCGGCGGTTTGATCGATGCGCTCAAGACATTCGATTTTGCCAAGGCTGTGATCGATGATGAAATGGCGCTCATGATGAAGCGCATCAAACGCGGCATTTCCTTTAACGAAGATGACCTTGGAATCGATCTTATTAAGGGGATCGGACCCGGCGGCTCGTTCATTACCGCCAAACACACCACCAGCCGCATGAAGACCGAGGCTGTGATGACCAAGATCGCCGACCGCGACGCGCGCACGATCTGGGAAAAGAAAGGCGCGACGGATACGCAAGCCAAGGCAATGGCGAAAGCCAGGGACATCATGACGAAGAATACCGCGCCTCTCATCCCGCCCGAGGTTGATTCAGCGCTGCGAGCCAGATTCCCCGGCCTGGTGGCGGGCGAACTGACCGCGATAATTTGA
- a CDS encoding carbohydrate kinase family protein, translated as MVKKKLSPPAYIGFGMLTPVYIMSLDRLPKLNTGAVVHEVSDYVYDDAAIIACNLSQWGVPSGMIGTAVGDDMLGRYIRDKLRDFGVQGEVRFTKKYSTPLEVNVSDKKGARTYFWQRSKEILATLDTADLSLIKKARLLYVDWYDGDKHILRAMHEARKHHVPVFLNLEHGHQDHELLRKYSGYTTICQAVTDAAQIGKKQAMLSVARKLIKAGIQTAVITMASQGCMVVQGNEVIRAHAPKVKAVDASGAGATFSSGFIYGHLNGWSLEDTVRFAIAAASLKVTRSGLKMFPVREVKGLAHSVRIERMQYRHNQFVRISELFKLPEDNVLIANPLVKETRKFAARILPKRKTERKKIKKSLVE; from the coding sequence ATGGTAAAAAAGAAACTTTCCCCCCCGGCTTACATCGGCTTTGGGATGTTGACCCCGGTCTACATCATGTCGCTCGACAGGCTGCCGAAATTGAACACCGGCGCGGTCGTGCATGAGGTCAGTGATTATGTATATGACGACGCGGCGATCATCGCCTGCAACCTAAGCCAGTGGGGGGTTCCATCGGGTATGATCGGCACGGCTGTTGGGGACGACATGCTCGGGCGTTATATCAGGGACAAACTGCGCGACTTCGGCGTGCAGGGCGAAGTGCGCTTTACAAAAAAATATAGCACGCCGCTCGAGGTGAACGTCTCAGATAAAAAAGGCGCGCGGACGTATTTCTGGCAGCGCTCGAAGGAGATCCTCGCTACGCTCGATACCGCGGACCTTTCGCTCATCAAAAAAGCCAGACTGCTCTATGTGGACTGGTATGATGGCGATAAACACATCCTGCGCGCCATGCACGAAGCCCGCAAACACCATGTGCCCGTCTTTTTGAATCTCGAACACGGGCATCAGGATCACGAATTATTGCGGAAGTATTCGGGATACACAACCATCTGCCAGGCGGTGACCGACGCCGCGCAGATCGGCAAAAAGCAAGCCATGTTGTCTGTGGCGAGAAAGTTGATCAAAGCCGGAATCCAGACCGCGGTTATCACCATGGCGAGTCAGGGATGCATGGTGGTTCAGGGAAACGAGGTAATTCGCGCCCATGCGCCAAAAGTAAAGGCCGTGGACGCCTCCGGCGCAGGCGCTACCTTTTCATCCGGATTCATCTACGGTCATCTTAATGGCTGGAGTTTGGAGGATACGGTCCGCTTTGCGATCGCGGCTGCGTCCTTGAAGGTGACCCGCTCAGGGTTGAAGATGTTTCCCGTGCGCGAGGTCAAGGGGTTGGCGCATTCGGTGCGGATCGAACGGATGCAGTACCGCCATAATCAGTTCGTGCGGATCTCCGAACTCTTCAAATTGCCCGAAGATAATGTCCTGATCGCAAACCCGCTGGTGAAGGAAACCCGCAAGTTTGCGGCGCGGATCCTGCCCAAACGAAAAACGGAAAGAAAGAAGATCAAAAAGTCGCTCGTCGAATAA
- a CDS encoding FAD-dependent oxidoreductase gives MKTQAEIVVIGGGIFGAQAAYHLAKNGRRDVVIIEKGEIASGESSHAAGLVTQFATSQAMLRFRMYSVELYKELGLFTTVGSLRVASSREQLLEMERSVSRAKALGLDCEVIGPDETGKHMPQISKKDLFGGIYLPGDGQLDPYTTTTSIVNSAKQLGVEVYTNTRVTGIKLSAKGEVQAVLTDKGEIRCEIILNAAGLWAPRIAAMAGLNVPTTPVDHQHIALHAVPGHEFDSGTPCLRDPDNLVYMRQEQGGLVIGGYEPKPLSRWIDGTPWEHGSKSFPGDFDQFEMLLEGAIRRIPFLDQAGIITLVRHPGAYTPDCQPLLGPMPGVKGFWMLAGMSLNGYGGAGGMGKLIAEWIIDGEAPMDIYNYRATRFGNYYSDVKYAADRTVESVKYYYRLRFPHDEHETARPHRTSPVHYRLMENGAVFGEKFGWERVNYFDPGREWRRMGEDQRQWGWTKPPFFERLRKEHIATRERVTLYDLTSFGKIEVKGPGALPLLQRLTSSNVDKPVGSAVYTQFLNRNGGIESDLTFTRLGEEYFWVITGSGFIANDLAHIQMHVDDKDGEISVRDITLEHACLALWGPKAREVLRKVTSSDVSNEAHPYLTTKPIIINGAKVLAQRVSYAGELGWELYIPNNRAAMVWDMLIEAGREFDMELGGYKVLDPLRLEKGFKYFTVDITPTTTPYEAGLGFCVDLDKGDFIGRDVLAKQKAEGVTRKLSTLVLTDTDEFVQIYGGEAVYHGDKLVSRVRSGGYGFTVKKNILYAYLPIELAVKGNRFTIELIEGNREAEVTASVLYDPKGEKLRA, from the coding sequence ATGAAAACACAGGCAGAGATCGTTGTCATTGGCGGGGGAATTTTTGGGGCACAGGCCGCATACCATCTTGCAAAGAACGGGCGCAGGGATGTCGTCATCATTGAAAAAGGGGAGATCGCCAGCGGCGAGTCGTCTCATGCTGCAGGTTTGGTGACCCAGTTCGCCACATCGCAAGCCATGTTGCGCTTCCGCATGTACAGTGTGGAATTGTATAAAGAGTTGGGATTGTTCACCACCGTCGGAAGTTTGCGCGTGGCCTCGAGCAGGGAGCAGCTGCTAGAAATGGAAAGAAGTGTCAGCCGCGCCAAGGCGTTGGGATTGGATTGTGAAGTGATCGGTCCCGACGAGACCGGAAAACACATGCCGCAGATATCCAAGAAGGATCTGTTCGGCGGGATTTACCTTCCCGGCGACGGCCAGCTTGACCCTTACACGACCACGACCTCGATTGTCAATTCCGCCAAACAGCTGGGCGTCGAGGTTTATACCAACACACGCGTGACTGGAATCAAATTGTCAGCCAAAGGTGAGGTCCAGGCGGTCCTGACAGACAAGGGCGAGATCCGATGCGAGATCATCCTCAACGCGGCAGGGCTATGGGCGCCTCGCATCGCCGCCATGGCTGGACTCAACGTCCCCACGACCCCGGTCGACCATCAACATATTGCTTTACATGCCGTACCGGGACATGAATTCGATTCGGGCACACCCTGTTTGCGCGATCCGGATAATCTGGTTTATATGCGTCAGGAACAGGGTGGGTTGGTGATCGGCGGTTATGAACCGAAGCCGCTTTCGCGCTGGATCGACGGTACGCCTTGGGAACATGGAAGCAAATCCTTCCCCGGCGACTTCGACCAGTTCGAAATGCTGCTTGAAGGAGCGATCCGCAGAATCCCATTTTTGGATCAGGCGGGCATCATTACCTTGGTGCGCCACCCCGGGGCATACACGCCGGATTGTCAGCCCCTGCTTGGACCGATGCCTGGCGTGAAGGGATTTTGGATGCTGGCGGGCATGTCGCTGAACGGTTATGGCGGTGCGGGCGGCATGGGTAAATTGATCGCTGAATGGATCATCGACGGCGAAGCGCCGATGGATATTTACAATTATCGCGCCACCCGCTTTGGAAATTATTATTCCGATGTCAAATACGCGGCGGACCGCACAGTGGAAAGCGTGAAGTATTACTATCGTTTGCGCTTCCCGCACGACGAGCACGAGACCGCGCGCCCGCATCGCACCAGCCCGGTGCATTACCGCTTGATGGAGAACGGCGCTGTCTTTGGCGAGAAATTCGGTTGGGAGCGCGTTAACTATTTTGACCCCGGCAGGGAGTGGAGGCGCATGGGCGAGGATCAACGCCAATGGGGTTGGACCAAGCCTCCGTTCTTTGAGAGACTGCGAAAGGAACACATCGCCACCCGCGAACGCGTTACCTTATACGATCTGACATCCTTCGGCAAGATCGAAGTTAAGGGACCCGGCGCGCTGCCACTGCTGCAAAGGTTGACATCGAGCAATGTCGATAAACCGGTTGGAAGCGCGGTCTACACCCAATTCCTCAACCGCAACGGCGGCATCGAATCGGACCTGACCTTCACACGGTTGGGCGAGGAATACTTCTGGGTCATCACGGGTTCGGGTTTTATCGCCAACGACCTGGCGCACATCCAGATGCATGTCGATGATAAGGATGGAGAGATCTCCGTCCGCGATATTACCCTGGAACATGCCTGCCTTGCCTTATGGGGTCCGAAAGCCCGCGAAGTATTAAGGAAGGTGACAAGTTCGGATGTATCCAACGAAGCGCATCCGTACCTGACCACAAAACCCATCATCATCAATGGAGCGAAGGTTTTGGCTCAGCGCGTGAGTTACGCGGGCGAATTGGGCTGGGAGTTGTATATCCCCAACAATCGGGCTGCCATGGTCTGGGACATGCTCATCGAAGCAGGCAGGGAATTTGACATGGAACTCGGTGGATACAAAGTACTCGATCCCCTGCGCCTCGAAAAAGGCTTCAAGTATTTCACGGTTGACATTACGCCGACGACAACGCCCTATGAAGCGGGGCTTGGCTTCTGCGTCGATTTGGATAAGGGTGATTTTATCGGGCGCGATGTGCTGGCCAAACAAAAGGCGGAGGGTGTGACTCGCAAACTCAGCACATTGGTGTTGACCGATACGGATGAATTCGTCCAGATCTACGGCGGGGAGGCTGTCTATCATGGTGATAAACTTGTGAGCCGCGTGAGAAGCGGCGGCTACGGTTTCACCGTGAAGAAAAACATCCTGTATGCGTATCTTCCCATCGAACTGGCTGTGAAGGGGAATCGCTTCACGATTGAACTGATCGAAGGCAATCGCGAGGCGGAAGTGACCGCCAGCGTGTTATACGATCCCAAGGGTGAGAAGTTGAGAGCGTAG
- a CDS encoding APC family permease: MAATAKPEVFTRKASGLVRVMSPFSAFVYNILTMGLIFPWTYLWAPGALPGGKLVWGILLAMAIEIPIALVYVWLSTALPRSGGDYVFQSRVFGGGIAFTVVMSGYVIWILQWVALSGWLLSYLGFAPLFLGLGAFTGNAGLTNLGLWFTSSTGIIITSILNAFVALMILISGFKNYVRFQSVMIVGTLLAFVTMLVVLFTGNPASSVAKLDSFALAISGVSNFVQTARDATVAAGIDLNPPFSLIATLLVAPIAWTSLQWATYSAQQNGEIKNARSFRDQLFIIVGSLIFTGILLAILAAALEKAVGTEFLYIAGAGYWSLIGEATISGFWLWPNIIAVALSASPIVVIIIGLGYILNSHQIVHNCYIGMTRVMVAMSLDRLLPEWVSKVDDKRHTPANAHWAYFIASIPVILLYNLYPGWVGLTLGVTFACGYVFVLTCLAGALLPYRAKDVYESSPGAAYKLGGIPLVTVLGVIGFILGTVFLLMFMFDSRLGLTSPLAYQIVFGVLAVSAIWYFFAKNAQKSKGINVDYAFKEIPPE; encoded by the coding sequence ATGGCTGCAACAGCAAAACCAGAAGTATTTACCCGCAAGGCATCGGGACTTGTGCGCGTGATGTCCCCGTTCTCCGCCTTCGTCTATAACATCCTGACGATGGGCTTGATCTTCCCGTGGACATATCTGTGGGCGCCCGGCGCGCTGCCCGGCGGCAAATTGGTGTGGGGCATATTGCTAGCGATGGCGATCGAAATACCGATCGCGCTTGTGTATGTCTGGCTTTCGACTGCGCTCCCGCGTTCGGGCGGCGATTATGTCTTCCAAAGCCGTGTGTTCGGCGGCGGCATTGCGTTTACGGTCGTGATGTCCGGCTATGTGATATGGATCCTTCAATGGGTTGCCTTATCCGGCTGGCTCTTATCGTATCTGGGATTTGCGCCGCTCTTTCTGGGTCTGGGCGCATTCACTGGCAATGCGGGCTTGACCAATCTCGGGTTGTGGTTCACCAGCTCGACGGGCATCATTATTACCAGCATCCTCAACGCATTTGTTGCCTTGATGATCCTCATCAGCGGTTTCAAGAATTACGTGCGTTTCCAATCCGTGATGATCGTCGGCACCCTGCTCGCCTTCGTTACCATGCTGGTGGTTTTGTTCACGGGCAATCCCGCTTCTTCCGTTGCGAAACTTGACTCGTTCGCTCTGGCGATCAGCGGCGTTTCCAATTTCGTACAGACCGCTAGGGATGCGACTGTCGCCGCAGGCATCGATCTCAATCCGCCTTTCAGCTTGATCGCGACCCTGCTCGTTGCGCCCATCGCGTGGACTTCTCTGCAGTGGGCGACCTATTCCGCCCAGCAAAATGGCGAGATCAAGAATGCCCGTTCGTTCCGCGATCAACTTTTCATCATTGTCGGCTCTTTGATCTTCACCGGCATTCTGCTTGCCATCCTTGCGGCAGCGCTTGAAAAGGCCGTGGGAACGGAATTCCTCTACATAGCCGGTGCGGGGTATTGGTCCTTGATAGGCGAAGCCACCATATCCGGCTTCTGGTTGTGGCCCAATATCATCGCTGTGGCGCTTTCCGCCAGCCCGATTGTGGTGATCATCATTGGATTGGGATACATCCTCAATTCGCATCAGATCGTGCACAACTGCTACATCGGCATGACGCGTGTGATGGTCGCCATGTCGCTCGACCGCCTGCTTCCTGAATGGGTCAGCAAAGTGGACGATAAGCGCCATACTCCTGCCAATGCACACTGGGCATATTTCATCGCTTCGATCCCCGTCATCCTGCTTTACAACCTGTATCCCGGCTGGGTCGGTTTGACTCTGGGTGTGACATTTGCCTGCGGTTATGTGTTCGTCCTTACCTGCCTGGCAGGGGCTTTGCTTCCATACCGCGCAAAGGATGTGTACGAATCCTCGCCTGGAGCGGCGTACAAACTTGGCGGAATACCCCTCGTGACGGTTTTAGGCGTGATCGGCTTCATCCTGGGCACGGTCTTCCTGTTGATGTTCATGTTCGATTCGCGTCTTGGTCTGACCAGCCCGCTGGCTTACCAGATCGTGTTCGGCGTGCTGGCGGTCTCGGCAATCTGGTATTTCTTTGCCAAGAATGCGCAGAAATCCAAGGGCATCAATGTGGATTACGCCTTCAAGGAGATCCCGCCCGAGTAA
- a CDS encoding metallophosphoesterase produces MSFLFSKKTKKEAARLFFATDLHGSERTFRKFINAGKFYEVNTLVMGGDIQGKLMIPIIKEGNGRHRATVQGRTEHLASEDELKALMGRLDILGFYYKVMEQDEFQSLQTDPVAVHALFNELARQKLINWVNLAEERLKGTGIKCFVTGGNDDEWEVLNVVKEQATESFFACENELVHVDDAHSMISIGISTPTPWNTPREVSEEELGRLIDEMAAKVPDMQKSIFNFHDPPIDSTLDTCPKLDWSKDPPEQITEGGQVVLHGAGSRSVREAIEKYRPMLGLHGHIHESQSVAKLGRTTCINPGSEYAEGVLRGCIVTFADGEVQGYQMTSG; encoded by the coding sequence ATGTCATTCCTGTTTTCAAAAAAAACGAAAAAAGAAGCAGCACGCCTTTTCTTTGCCACCGACCTGCATGGCTCCGAACGGACCTTCCGCAAGTTCATCAACGCAGGCAAGTTTTACGAGGTCAATACGCTGGTAATGGGCGGGGATATTCAGGGCAAATTGATGATTCCCATCATCAAAGAAGGGAATGGCCGCCACCGCGCCACCGTGCAGGGACGTACCGAACATTTGGCGTCTGAAGATGAATTGAAGGCTCTGATGGGCAGGTTGGATATCCTCGGCTTTTACTACAAGGTCATGGAGCAGGATGAGTTCCAATCCCTGCAGACCGATCCCGTCGCGGTGCATGCCTTGTTCAATGAACTGGCGCGGCAGAAATTGATCAACTGGGTGAACCTCGCGGAAGAGCGGCTGAAAGGGACCGGCATTAAATGCTTTGTAACCGGCGGCAACGATGACGAGTGGGAGGTGTTAAACGTCGTGAAGGAACAGGCGACTGAATCGTTCTTCGCATGCGAAAACGAATTGGTTCATGTGGACGATGCACACAGCATGATCTCGATCGGCATCAGCACGCCGACACCGTGGAACACCCCCCGCGAAGTCTCTGAAGAGGAACTCGGAAGGTTGATCGATGAAATGGCGGCAAAAGTTCCCGATATGCAAAAATCCATATTCAACTTTCACGATCCGCCAATCGACTCGACCCTTGATACCTGCCCGAAGTTGGACTGGTCGAAAGACCCGCCGGAGCAGATCACGGAGGGGGGACAGGTCGTTTTGCATGGCGCAGGCTCGAGGTCCGTTCGTGAGGCGATCGAAAAATATAGACCGATGCTCGGCCTGCACGGTCACATTCATGAATCGCAATCTGTGGCAAAACTCGGCAGGACGACTTGCATCAACCCCGGTAGTGAATATGCAGAGGGCGTTCTGCGCGGGTGCATCGTCACCTTCGCGGATGGAGAAGTGCAGGGATATCAGATGACCAGCGGTTGA